GGAATCTCTCAGGACTCCTTCCTTGAAATGAACTGGCAGTATCCGAAGCTGATAGGTCCTTTCTTCGTCGTCTCGCAGGGAAACTCGGGGCAATCGAAGCACAGCTTCACGCCTTTCGTGTGTGCGCAAGTGGCGATGGCGCAGAACTTGTTCGGCTGAGGAGCGCATCCCTCCTTCCCGTGCGGACATGTGCCCTTGGCCATCCTCGGACACTTCTCGCATGCTATCCCGCAGACTCCGATCTTCACGGTGCCACCGTTCAAGGACATCCACACGCCAGAATATAAGATGGCATTCTGGCGGGAGCGGCCGCAGGCGGTCGTCTCAACTAGACACAACCTATATAGGGGGAGTCCATACCGCAATTTAAGAAGAGGCCTTTCCGGAGGCCTGACTGTGATGAGAAGGTACAAGGATATCCCGCTTTGGAAGAACGTCAGCCCGAAACAATGGACTGATTGGAAGTGGCAGGTCAGGAACCGCATTACCGATGTGGAAACGCTGGCACAAGTGATCAACCTCACTAAGGAGGAAGAGAACGAGATAAGGAACTCGATGAAGTACCTGCGCATGGCCATCACCCCATACTACGCGACGCTGATGGACCCGGACGACCCGACGGACCCCGTCAGGCGCCAGGCGGTCCCGACCTCGAACGAACTCCATGTCACCAAGGACGAGATGGAGGACAGTGTGGGAGAGACGGTCGACTCACCTCACGAAGGGTTGACTCACAGATACCCCGACAGGGTGCTGCTGCTCATAACGGATCAATGCAGCATGTACTGCAGGCACTGCTGCCGCAGGAGGATTGTCGGCCAGACTGACCATCAGCGGAGCTGGGAAGAGATCAAGGAAGGCATCGACTACATCCGCAACACGCCTGAGATAAGGGATGTGCTCCTCTCTGGCGGCGATGCCTTGCTGGTCTCCGATGAGTTCCTGGAGAAGGTCATCCGCGAGATCAGGAAGATCAAGCACGTGCAGATCGTGAGGATCGGCACGAGGACACCGGTCGTGCTTCCGTACAGGATCACTCCTGGTCTGGTCAAGATGCTCAGGAAGTATCATCCGATCTGGCTCAACACGCACTTCAACCACCCGAACGAGATCACGCCTGCGTCGAAGCGCGCGGTGGAGATGCTCGTGGATGCGGGCATACCCGTCGGCAACCAGACGGTGCTTCTGAAGGGCGTCAACGACTGCCCGACGATTATGAAGAAGCTCTGCCAGGACCTCACATGGATTAGATGCAGGCCCTACTACCTCT
This genomic window from Candidatus Thermoplasmatota archaeon contains:
- a CDS encoding DUF3795 domain-containing protein, coding for MSLNGGTVKIGVCGIACEKCPRMAKGTCPHGKEGCAPQPNKFCAIATCAHTKGVKLCFDCPEFPCETTKKGPISFGYCQFISRKES
- the ablA gene encoding lysine 2,3-aminomutase translates to MRRYKDIPLWKNVSPKQWTDWKWQVRNRITDVETLAQVINLTKEEENEIRNSMKYLRMAITPYYATLMDPDDPTDPVRRQAVPTSNELHVTKDEMEDSVGETVDSPHEGLTHRYPDRVLLLITDQCSMYCRHCCRRRIVGQTDHQRSWEEIKEGIDYIRNTPEIRDVLLSGGDALLVSDEFLEKVIREIRKIKHVQIVRIGTRTPVVLPYRITPGLVKMLRKYHPIWLNTHFNHPNEITPASKRAVEMLVDAGIPVGNQTVLLKGVNDCPTIMKKLCQDLTWIRCRPYYLYQCDIAKGLEHFRTSIAKGIELIEAMRGHTSGFAVPQFIIDAPTGGGKIPVGPQYLISMSDKRVILRNYEGGIFQFPEVEGDRTSVCPPSCKMCKDYPLLESKEGVAAVLAGKKLCLVPEGTLREKRRKSYRKDSRHVPKCEDF